A single region of the Aptenodytes patagonicus chromosome 7, bAptPat1.pri.cur, whole genome shotgun sequence genome encodes:
- the RAG1 gene encoding V(D)J recombination-activating protein 1, whose protein sequence is MSVASQMDLPEEIQHPYTKFSEWKFKLFKVRSFEKTPSDDSHHINKDQAEEVTSSNKEVILHKDEAVPRGEKMDLMGNRQALEKDANDMKTQDNKAHQNNLKQLCRICGVSFKTDCYKRTHPVHGPVDDETLWLLRKKEKKATSWPDLIAKVFKIDVRGDVDTIHPTRFCHNCWSIIHRKFSNTPCEVYFPRNSTMDWQPHSPNCDVCHTTSQGVKRKSHPPSVQHGKRVKTIAEHARINRRVKNQAQINNKNLMKEIVNCKNVHLSTKLLAVDYPADFIKSISCQICEHILVDPVETTCRHLFCRTCILKCIKVMGSYCPSCWYPCFPTDLVTPVKSFLNILDSLGIRCPVKECDEEILHGKYGQHLSSHKEMKDRELYSHINKGGRPRQHLLSLTRRAQKHRLRELKRQVKAFAEKEEGGDIKAVCMTLFLLALRAKNEHRQADELEAIMQGRGSGLHPAVCLAIRVNTFLSCSQYHKMYRTVKAVTGRQIFQPLHALRTAEKALLPGYHPFEWKPPLKNVSTNTEVGIIDGLSGLPLSIDDYPVDTIAKRFRYDAALVCALKDMEEEILEGMKAKNLDDYLNGPFTVVVKESCDGMGDVSEKHGSGPAVPEKAVRFSFTVMNIAIAYGNESKRIFEEVKPNSELCCKPLCLMLADESDHETLTAILSPLIAEREAMKNSELLLEMGGILRTFKFIFRGTGYDEKLVREVEGLEASGSTYICTLCDATRLEASQNLVFHSITRSHAENLERYEIWRSNPYHESVDELRDRVKGVSAKPFIETVPSIDALHCDIGNATEFYRIFQMEIGEVYKNPDVSKEERKRWQLTLDKHLRKKMNLKPMMRMSGNFARKLMSKETVEAVCELIKCEERHEALKELMDLYLKMKPVWRSSCPAKECPELLCQYSYNSQRFAELLSTKFKYRYEGKITNYFHKTLAHVPEIIERDGSIGAWASEGNESGNKLFRRFRKMNARQSKCYEMEDVLKHHWLYTSKYLQKFMNAHKTLKSQGFTIDPEDSLGDSLPLEVLDSNDSAEL, encoded by the coding sequence ATGTCAGTAGCATCACAAATGGACCTGCCTGAAGAAATTCAGCACCCATATACAAAATTTTCTGAATGGAAATTCAAGCTGTTTAAAGTGAGATCATTTGAAAAAACACCTTCTGATGACAGCCACCACATAAACAAAGATCAGGCAGAAGAGGTCACTTCTTCAAACAAAGAAGTCATACTGCATAAAGATGAAGCGGTGCCAAGAGGAGAAAAGATGGACTTAATGGGCAATAGGCAAGCACTTGAAAAAGATGCCAACGACATGAAAACACAAGACAATAAAGCTCATCAGAACAATCTGAAGCAACTTTGCCGCATCTGTGGAGTTTCATTTAAAACTGATTGTTACAAGAGAACTCATCCAGTGCATGGGCCAGTGGATGATGAAACTCTGTGGCttctgagaaagaaagagaaaaaagcaacgTCTTGGCCAGATCTTATTGCTAAGGTTTTTAAGATTGATGTGCGAGGGGACGTTGATACTATCCATCCCACTCGATTTTGTCACAACTGCTGGAGTATTATCCATAGAAAATTCAGTAATACTCCATGTGAAGTATATTTTCCTAGGAACAGCACGATGGATTGGCAACCCCACTCCCCAAACTGTGATGTGTGCCACACTACCAGTCAGGGAGTCAAGAGAAAAAGCCATCCACCCAGTGTACAACATGGCAAACGTGTGAAGACCATTGCAGAACATGCTCGAATAAACAGACGTGTAAAGAACCAAGcacaaataaacaacaaaaatttaATGAAAGAGATTGTCAATTGCAAGAATGTACATCTCAGCACCAAGCTGCTTGCAGTTGATTATCCAGCAGATTTCATTAAATCCATCTCTTGCCAGATCTGTGAGCATATTTTGGTAGATCCAGTGGAAACAACATGTAGACACTTGTTTTGCAGAACTTGCATCCTTAAATGTATCAAGGTTATGGGCAGCTATTGCCCCTCCTGCTGGTATCCTTGCTTCCCTACTGATCTGGTAACCCCAGTGAAATCCTTCCTGAACATCCTTGATAGCCTCGGTATAAGATGCCCTGTAAAGGAATGTGATGAAGAGATCTTGCATGGAAAATATGGCCAACACCTCTCCAGCCACAAGGAGATGAAAGATAGAGAGCTCTACAGCCACATAAATAAAGGTGGCCGACCGAGGCAGCATCTCCTGTCTTTGACCAGGAGAGCTCAGAAACATCGTCTGAGAGAACTGAAACGTCAAGTCAAGGCTTTCGCTGAGAAAGAAGAGGGTGGTGATATAAAGGCTGTATGCATGACTTTGTTCCTGCTAGCTTTAAGAGCAAAAAATGAACACAGACAAGCAGATGAATTGGAGGCTATAATGCAAGGGAGGGGATCTGGACTTCACCCTGCTGTCTGCCTGGCAATCCGAGTCAACACGTTTCTCAGCTGTAGCCAATATCATAAAATGTATAGAACGGTAAAAGCTGTCACTGGGAGGCAGATCTTCCAGCCTTTGCATGCTCTTCGCACTGCTGAGAAAGCCCTCCTACCAGGTTATCATCCATTTGAGTGGAAACCTCCCTTGAAAAATGTATCCACTAACACAGAAGTGGGAATTATAGATGGACTATCAGGATTGCCACTTTCAATTGATGACTACCCAGTAGACACAATTGCAAAGAGATTTCGATATGATGCAGCCTTGGTTTGTGCCTTAAAGGACATGGAGGAGGAGATCTTGGAAGGCATGAAAGCAAAAAACCTGGATGACTATTTAAATGGTCCCTTCACTGTGGTAGTAAAAGAATCCTGTGATGGAATGGGAGATGTCAGTGAGAAGCATGGAAGTGGGCCTGCTGTCCCAGAGAAGGCTGTTCGCTTTTCTTTCACAGTCATGAACATTGCTATAGCATATGGGAATGAAAGCAAGAGGATCTTTGAAGAAGTAAAGCCCAATTCAGAGTTGTGTTGCAAGCCTTTGTGCCTTATGCTGGCTGATGAATCAGATCATGAAACTCTCACAGCAATCCTGAGCCCCCTCATAGCAGAAAGAGAGGCTATGAAAAACAGTGAACTGCTACTTGAAATGGGAGGCATCCTGAGAACATTCAAATTCATCTTTAGGGGTACAGGATATGATGAGAAACTTGTGCGGGAAGTGGAAGGGCTGGAGGCCTCAGGTTCCACTTATATTTGTACCCTGTGTGACGCAACCCGCCTGGAGGCGTCCCAGAATTTGGTCTTCCACTCCATAACCAGAAGCCATGCTGAAAATCTGGAGCGATATGAAATATGGAGGTCCAACCCATATCATGAATCTGTTGATGAGCTCCGTGACAGAGTGAAGGGTGTTTCAGCCAAACCTTTTATTGAGACCGTTCCCTCCATAGATGCGCTGCACTGCGACATTGGCAACGCAACAGAATTCTACAGGATtttccagatggagatcggtgaagTTTACAAGAATCCTGATGTGTctaaagaggagaggaagaggtggcagTTGACTCTTGACAAACACCTCAGGAAGAAGATGAACTTGAAGCCTATGATGAGGATGAGTGGAAATTTTGCTAGGAAGCTCATGTCCAAAGAGACAGTAGAGGCAGTATGTGAATTAATAAAGTGTGAGGAAAGGCATGAAGCCCTAAAAGAACTAATGGATCTTTATCTGAAGATGAAGCCAGTGTGGCGATCTTCATGCCCTGCCAAGGAGTGTCCAGAATTGCTGTGCCAGTATAGCTACAATTCACAGCGTTTTGCTGAGCTCCTATCTACAAAGTTCAAGTACAGATATGAAGGCAagattacaaattattttcacaaaaccCTTGCTCATGTTCCTGAAATCATTGAAAGAGATGGGTCAATTGGGGCCTGGGCAAGTGAAGGAAATGAGTCTGGAAACAAACTGTTTAGGAGGTTCCGAAAAATGAATGCCAGGCAGTCCAAATGCTATGAGATGGAGGATGTCTTGAAGCATCACTGGCTATATACCTCTAAGTACCTCCAGAAATTCATGAATGctcataaaacattaaaaagccaGGGCTTCACCATTGATCCAGAGGATAGTTTAGGTGACTCCTTGCCACTGGAGGTCTTGGACAGCAATGATTCAGCAGAACTCTAA